The following coding sequences lie in one Anaerobranca gottschalkii DSM 13577 genomic window:
- the pssA gene encoding CDP-diacylglycerol--serine O-phosphatidyltransferase has product MLMIIKRIIPSIFTLGNLIFGLIALLMIIEGNPNLGAAFIITGMLMDGLDGRIARALGVSSEFGKELDSLSDLVTFGVAPAFIAYTLALNELGLLGIFLSFAFALCGAIRLARFNVIDPVPGFFIGMPITMAGGILTIIMTYQNVISTPFLACITILLAYFMISTVKYPDFKKVGMSKFLQASIVFFFLFVIFVLKFRELIFFPVIIYILIGLKEQILILVRFYKSKRFISK; this is encoded by the coding sequence ATGTTAATGATAATTAAACGAATAATCCCAAGTATTTTTACTTTAGGGAACTTAATTTTTGGTTTAATCGCCCTTTTAATGATTATAGAAGGAAACCCTAATTTAGGGGCAGCCTTCATTATAACTGGTATGCTCATGGATGGCCTAGATGGGAGGATAGCAAGGGCTTTAGGGGTTAGTAGTGAGTTCGGTAAAGAATTAGATTCCTTGTCAGATTTAGTTACCTTTGGCGTAGCTCCAGCCTTTATAGCATATACTTTAGCCCTCAATGAGTTAGGTTTATTAGGTATATTTTTATCTTTTGCTTTCGCCCTCTGTGGTGCCATCCGTTTAGCCCGCTTTAATGTTATTGATCCTGTACCTGGTTTTTTTATTGGTATGCCGATAACTATGGCAGGGGGAATTTTAACTATCATAATGACTTATCAAAATGTTATTTCTACTCCTTTTTTGGCCTGTATAACTATATTATTAGCTTATTTTATGATTAGTACTGTAAAATATCCTGATTTTAAAAAAGTTGGCATGTCAAAATTTTTACAAGCTTCAATTGTTTTCTTTTTCCTTTTTGTAATTTTTGTATTAAAGTTTAGAGAACTAATATTTTTTCCAGTAATTATTTATATCCTTATAGGTTTAAAAGAACAAATACTAATTCTCGTTAGATTTTATAAAAGTAAAAGATTTATATCTAAATAA
- the disA gene encoding DNA integrity scanning diadenylate cyclase DisA: protein MQSIRGEEDKLLKTLELVAPGTALREGLENVLRAKTGALIVVGESPQLKELVDGGFYINSDFTPANLYELAKMDGAIILSYDAKKILYANTQLIPDSTIPSTETGIRHRTAERVAKQTGELVISISQRRNVITLYKGFMKYALKDISVILNKANQAIQTLDKYRSVLEQALINLSALEFEEMVNVGDVAKVLQRYEMVLRIVQELDKYIVELGDEGRLIRMQLEELISNIEEEGYLVIKDYIAEGNDKTPEEILRQMSQLSSEDLLELTMISKILGYGGSVSTLEQPVLSKGHRILNKIPRLPMPVIENTVKELGGLQNILVATIEELDDVDGIGEVRARAIKDGLRRLQQQVLLDRHV, encoded by the coding sequence ATGCAAAGTATAAGAGGAGAAGAAGATAAATTACTAAAGACATTGGAATTAGTAGCCCCAGGAACTGCCTTAAGAGAGGGATTAGAAAATGTACTACGGGCTAAAACTGGAGCTTTAATTGTGGTAGGTGAAAGCCCACAACTTAAAGAATTAGTAGATGGAGGATTTTATATCAATAGTGACTTTACTCCTGCTAATCTTTATGAGTTAGCTAAAATGGATGGTGCAATAATTCTAAGTTATGATGCAAAAAAAATATTATATGCTAATACTCAGTTAATCCCTGATTCAACGATACCCTCTACAGAAACTGGAATTAGGCATAGAACTGCAGAGAGGGTGGCAAAACAAACAGGGGAATTGGTTATTTCTATATCTCAAAGGAGAAACGTCATCACCTTGTACAAAGGGTTTATGAAATATGCCCTTAAAGACATTAGTGTAATTTTAAATAAAGCTAATCAGGCTATTCAAACCTTAGATAAATATCGTTCAGTTTTAGAACAAGCCTTAATCAATTTAAGTGCCCTAGAATTTGAGGAAATGGTTAATGTAGGTGATGTAGCCAAGGTCTTACAGAGGTATGAAATGGTTTTAAGGATAGTTCAGGAATTAGACAAATATATTGTAGAACTAGGGGATGAAGGTAGGCTAATCAGAATGCAGTTAGAAGAGCTAATTAGTAACATCGAAGAGGAAGGGTATTTAGTAATTAAAGACTATATAGCTGAAGGTAATGATAAAACCCCAGAAGAAATACTGAGGCAGATGTCTCAATTAAGTTCTGAAGATTTATTAGAGTTAACCATGATAAGTAAAATTTTAGGCTATGGTGGTAGTGTCTCTACTTTAGAACAACCGGTATTATCTAAAGGGCATAGAATTCTCAACAAAATTCCGAGATTACCTATGCCAGTTATTGAAAACACTGTAAAAGAGTTGGGAGGACTTCAAAATATACTAGTAGCAACGATAGAAGAACTTGATGATGTAGATGGAATAGGTGAGGTTAGGGCAAGGGCTATTAAAGATGGTTTAAGAAGATTACAACAACAAGTTTTATTAGATAGACATGTATAA
- the radA gene encoding DNA repair protein RadA — translation MGKNKTIFICRECGYESIKWVGKCPSCLSWNTMDEEVKSTSGPKGAFSYLNKISQPVSIKDIIFDEQNRVSSGISELDRVLGGGIVDGSLILIGGDPGIGKSTILLQTSNNLAKQGNVIYISGEESLQQIRLRGQRLGVTNENLYLLAETEVNTILEVVNKYNPRFLIVDSIQTIFNKDLPSAPGSVSQVRECTGMLMGIAKNTTTTIFIVGHVTKEGGIAGPRVLEHMVDTVLYFEGERHQSFRILRGVKNRFGSTNEIGVFEMTEKGLKEVLNPSELFLSQRQVEGAGSVVTASLEGTRPILIEVQGLVSPTNYGTPRRMTDGVDYNRVALLMAVLEKRAGLFLNSYDAYVNIAGGVRVNEPAADLAVALAIASSFKEKTIPRDWIVLGEVGLTGEVRSINRLEIRLKEAQKLGFTKALIPYGSTIPQISGLEVYPVKTVREGIDVVLGG, via the coding sequence ATGGGGAAAAATAAAACAATATTTATATGTCGAGAATGTGGTTATGAGTCGATCAAATGGGTAGGGAAATGTCCCAGTTGTTTAAGCTGGAATACGATGGATGAAGAAGTAAAAAGCACCTCTGGCCCTAAAGGTGCATTTAGTTATTTAAATAAAATATCCCAACCTGTTTCTATAAAAGACATAATTTTTGATGAACAAAATAGAGTATCTTCAGGAATTTCTGAGCTAGATCGGGTATTAGGAGGAGGAATAGTAGATGGCTCTTTAATATTGATAGGGGGGGATCCTGGTATAGGTAAATCTACAATACTCTTACAAACCTCTAATAATTTAGCAAAACAGGGAAATGTTATTTATATATCAGGAGAAGAATCACTACAACAAATTAGGTTAAGGGGTCAAAGACTAGGAGTTACTAATGAAAACTTATATTTATTAGCAGAAACGGAAGTTAATACTATTTTAGAAGTAGTTAATAAATATAATCCAAGGTTTTTAATTGTGGATTCTATTCAAACAATCTTTAATAAAGATTTACCTTCAGCTCCAGGTAGTGTTTCCCAAGTAAGAGAATGTACAGGGATGCTTATGGGTATAGCTAAAAATACAACTACTACAATTTTTATTGTTGGTCATGTTACAAAAGAAGGGGGGATAGCTGGACCAAGGGTACTGGAGCATATGGTAGATACTGTTCTTTACTTTGAAGGTGAGCGTCATCAATCTTTTAGAATACTAAGGGGTGTTAAAAATAGGTTTGGTTCTACCAATGAAATCGGAGTATTTGAAATGACAGAAAAAGGCCTTAAAGAAGTATTAAACCCTTCAGAACTATTTTTATCTCAAAGGCAGGTAGAAGGTGCTGGTTCAGTTGTTACTGCTAGTTTAGAAGGGACAAGACCAATTTTAATTGAAGTTCAAGGGTTGGTAAGCCCTACAAATTATGGTACCCCTAGAAGAATGACTGATGGAGTTGATTACAACCGAGTAGCTTTATTAATGGCGGTTCTGGAAAAAAGAGCAGGTTTGTTTTTAAATAGTTATGATGCATATGTAAACATTGCTGGGGGAGTAAGAGTCAATGAACCAGCTGCAGATTTAGCTGTAGCATTAGCAATAGCTTCAAGTTTTAAGGAAAAAACAATTCCTAGAGATTGGATTGTTTTAGGTGAAGTTGGTTTAACTGGAGAAGTCAGAAGTATTAACAGGTTAGAGATTAGGTTAAAGGAAGCTCAGAAACTTGGTTTTACAAAGGCTTTGATACCTTATGGTTCTACAATTCCACAAATTAGCGGACTTGAAGTATATCCAGTAAAAACAGTTAGAGAAGGCATTGATGTAGTTTTAGGAGGTTAG
- a CDS encoding ATP-dependent Clp protease ATP-binding subunit, with protein sequence MFERFTTRGKQVISHAQEEARRLGHNVVGTEHILLGLIKEGEGIGARVLASLNVSSDQVKKEIENLVGIGQQIIEGQIGFSPRSKTVIHLAMEEAQMLGHNYVGTEHILLGLIREGEGIGAKVLENLGVNLEKAREEVLKQLGQEFSPKSPSHKNKKRHKPTPMLDNFGRDLTKEAEAGKLDPVIGRKDEIERVIQVLSRRTKNNPCLIGDPGVGKTAIAEGLAQRIVAGDVPETLKDKRLVTLELASVVAGTKYRGEFEERLKKLMDEFKAAGNVILFIDEIHTIIGAGGAEGAIDASNIVKPALSRGELQTIGATTLDEYRKHIEKDPALERRFQPIMVGEPTKEEAIEILKGLRDKYEAHHRVKISDEAIEAAVKLSDRYITDRFLPDKAIDLIDEAASKLRLSTFTAPSDLKNLEQELEEIRKEKDAAVRSQEFEKAAKLRDKEREIKEKLDQVKGEWEKKQVSDKYVVTPEHIAQIVSSWTSIPVKKLEEDEAERLLKLEEILHKRVIGQEEAVKAVARAVRRARAGLKDPKRPIGSFIFLGPTGVGKTELARALAETLFGDQDAMIRLDMSEYMEKHTTSRLVGAPPGYVGYEEGGQLTEKVRRKPYSVILFDEIEKAHPEVFNILLQVLEDGILTDGKGRRVDFRNTVIIMTSNVGANLIKKEATLGFKPSDGESNYKNMKDKVMEELKRTFRPEFLNRIDEIIVFHNLEKEHIKEIVKLLFNKFKERVKEYGIGIEATEEVYNHLADEGFDPNYGARPLRRAIQRLIEDNLSEEILKGTIKKGDKVVVKLEDGKPVFIKE encoded by the coding sequence ATGTTTGAGAGATTTACTACTCGAGGTAAACAAGTAATTTCCCATGCCCAAGAAGAGGCAAGGAGATTAGGTCATAATGTTGTAGGTACTGAACATATTTTGTTAGGATTAATAAAAGAAGGTGAGGGTATAGGGGCAAGGGTTTTAGCTAGTCTTAATGTAAGTAGTGATCAAGTTAAAAAAGAAATTGAAAATCTAGTAGGAATAGGTCAACAAATAATTGAAGGACAAATAGGGTTTTCTCCCAGATCTAAAACTGTTATTCATTTAGCAATGGAAGAAGCTCAAATGTTAGGTCATAACTATGTAGGAACAGAACATATTTTATTAGGTTTAATTAGAGAAGGAGAAGGAATAGGAGCTAAGGTACTAGAAAATTTAGGGGTAAATCTAGAAAAGGCTAGGGAAGAAGTTTTAAAACAATTAGGCCAAGAGTTTTCGCCTAAATCTCCATCACATAAAAACAAAAAAAGACATAAACCAACGCCAATGTTAGATAATTTTGGGCGAGACTTAACTAAAGAAGCGGAAGCAGGGAAATTGGATCCTGTAATTGGTAGAAAGGATGAAATAGAAAGGGTTATTCAGGTATTAAGCAGAAGAACCAAAAACAATCCGTGTTTAATAGGAGATCCTGGAGTAGGTAAAACTGCTATAGCTGAAGGATTAGCACAAAGGATTGTAGCCGGTGATGTTCCCGAAACTTTAAAAGATAAAAGATTAGTAACTCTAGAATTAGCTTCCGTAGTTGCAGGAACTAAATATCGTGGCGAATTTGAAGAGCGTCTCAAAAAACTAATGGATGAATTTAAAGCTGCTGGTAATGTGATATTATTTATAGATGAAATCCACACTATTATAGGGGCAGGTGGTGCAGAAGGGGCTATTGATGCTTCTAATATAGTAAAGCCTGCTTTGTCAAGGGGAGAATTACAAACAATAGGTGCAACCACTTTAGATGAATATCGTAAACACATTGAAAAAGATCCTGCATTAGAACGGCGTTTTCAACCTATTATGGTAGGTGAACCTACTAAAGAAGAGGCGATAGAAATATTAAAAGGCTTGCGGGATAAATACGAAGCACATCATAGAGTAAAAATTAGTGATGAAGCTATTGAAGCGGCAGTGAAACTATCAGACAGGTATATTACCGACAGGTTTTTGCCTGATAAAGCAATTGATTTAATAGATGAAGCTGCATCTAAATTGAGGTTAAGTACCTTTACTGCTCCTTCAGACTTAAAAAATTTAGAGCAAGAATTAGAAGAGATTAGAAAAGAAAAAGATGCGGCAGTTAGATCTCAAGAGTTTGAAAAAGCTGCTAAGTTAAGGGATAAAGAAAGGGAAATTAAAGAAAAACTTGATCAGGTAAAAGGAGAATGGGAGAAAAAACAGGTTTCTGATAAGTATGTAGTAACACCTGAACATATAGCTCAGATAGTTTCTAGCTGGACCTCTATACCTGTGAAAAAATTAGAAGAAGATGAAGCAGAACGCTTATTAAAATTAGAGGAAATATTGCACAAAAGGGTTATTGGTCAAGAAGAGGCAGTAAAAGCAGTAGCACGGGCAGTAAGAAGGGCTAGAGCTGGGTTAAAAGACCCGAAACGTCCTATCGGTTCCTTCATTTTCTTAGGACCTACAGGAGTAGGTAAAACAGAGTTGGCTAGAGCTTTAGCAGAAACATTATTTGGTGACCAAGATGCAATGATCCGTTTAGATATGTCTGAGTATATGGAGAAACATACAACATCTAGATTAGTAGGTGCTCCTCCAGGTTACGTGGGATATGAAGAAGGAGGACAGTTAACAGAAAAAGTTAGGAGAAAACCCTATTCAGTTATACTATTTGATGAAATAGAAAAGGCCCATCCAGAAGTATTTAATATTTTATTACAAGTTTTAGAGGATGGAATATTGACTGATGGAAAAGGTAGAAGGGTGGATTTCAGAAATACAGTAATAATAATGACTTCCAATGTAGGGGCTAATCTAATTAAGAAAGAAGCTACATTAGGGTTTAAACCTAGTGATGGAGAATCTAACTATAAAAATATGAAAGATAAGGTTATGGAGGAGTTAAAAAGAACTTTTAGGCCAGAATTTTTAAACCGTATCGATGAAATAATAGTCTTCCATAACTTAGAAAAAGAACATATAAAAGAGATAGTTAAGCTTCTCTTTAATAAGTTTAAAGAAAGAGTTAAAGAGTATGGAATCGGTATTGAGGCTACTGAAGAAGTATATAACCATTTGGCAGATGAAGGATTTGATCCAAATTACGGTGCTAGACCTTTAAGAAGGGCAATTCAGCGTTTAATAGAGGATAACTTATCTGAAGAAATTTTAAAAGGTACTATTAAAAAAGGCGATAAAGTAGTAGTAAAACTAGAAGACGGAAAACCTGTATTTATAAAAGAATAA
- a CDS encoding protein arginine kinase gives MALEGFINQNSSKWMEETNQPFSDVVLSSRIRLARNIHGLPFPSVADSKSLKEVEKIIGKRMSGLEDFKFFSMNGLTHEDKLTLVEKHLISPQLINENKNSGVWLNKDESVSIMVNEEDHIRTQVVLPGLNLEEGYKIADEIDDQLEAHIDFAFSENIGYLTACPTNVGTGLRASVMVHLPALVLTKQINRILTAVSQLGLAVRGIYGEGSESLGNIMQISNQVTLGQSEAEIIDNLKRVTKQIIDHEYNSRKYLLEENQVNVKDKAYRAYGILSNAYSISSKEALELLSYLKLGVDLKFIEGIKPQFFKQLIVITRPGFLQKLYGHTLNTETRDIKRAEVIREILKK, from the coding sequence ATGGCTTTAGAAGGCTTTATTAACCAAAACTCTAGTAAATGGATGGAAGAAACAAATCAACCTTTTTCAGATGTGGTATTAAGTAGCCGTATTCGTCTAGCAAGGAATATACATGGTTTGCCTTTTCCCTCTGTAGCGGATTCAAAAAGTCTTAAAGAAGTAGAAAAGATAATTGGTAAAAGGATGAGTGGTTTAGAAGATTTCAAATTTTTCTCAATGAATGGTCTAACCCATGAAGATAAATTAACATTAGTTGAGAAACATTTAATAAGTCCTCAACTAATAAATGAAAATAAAAATAGTGGTGTATGGTTAAATAAAGATGAATCAGTAAGTATTATGGTTAATGAAGAAGATCATATTAGAACACAGGTAGTATTGCCGGGGTTAAACTTAGAAGAAGGCTATAAAATAGCTGATGAAATAGATGATCAGTTAGAGGCCCATATCGATTTTGCCTTTAGTGAAAATATTGGTTATTTAACGGCATGTCCTACTAATGTCGGAACTGGTTTAAGGGCGTCGGTTATGGTTCATTTGCCCGCTTTAGTACTTACTAAGCAAATTAATCGGATTCTTACCGCCGTTTCTCAACTTGGTCTAGCGGTGAGGGGAATATATGGTGAAGGCTCTGAGTCATTAGGGAATATTATGCAAATATCAAATCAAGTGACTTTAGGGCAGAGTGAGGCTGAAATTATTGATAATTTAAAAAGGGTTACTAAACAAATTATCGATCATGAATATAACAGCAGAAAGTACTTATTAGAGGAAAATCAAGTGAATGTTAAAGATAAAGCGTATAGGGCCTATGGGATTTTATCTAATGCTTATAGTATATCTTCTAAAGAAGCTTTAGAATTACTATCTTATTTAAAACTAGGAGTGGATCTAAAATTTATAGAAGGAATCAAACCACAATTTTTTAAACAATTAATTGTTATAACTAGACCAGGATTTTTACAAAAACTTTATGGACATACTTTAAATACAGAAACTAGAGATATTAAAAGGGCTGAAGTTATAAGGGAAATTTTAAAAAAATAG
- a CDS encoding UvrB/UvrC motif-containing protein gives MLCQECKKRTATVHFTKIVNGEKMELKLCEVCAKERGELDFSYGDHFSFHKLLSGLLDFDEFGVLGGKAKERITCKGCGLTEESFVNNGRMGCSQCYDVFGFKLNSLLKRIHGSTNHVGKVPIRVGGQIRLKKQIQSLRDKLNICIAKEDFEQAAILRDKIKELEKRQKGGE, from the coding sequence ATGTTGTGTCAAGAGTGTAAAAAAAGGACGGCTACCGTTCATTTTACCAAAATAGTAAATGGTGAAAAAATGGAATTAAAGCTTTGTGAAGTATGTGCTAAAGAACGGGGTGAGTTAGATTTTAGTTATGGAGATCATTTTTCTTTTCATAAGCTATTATCTGGTTTACTAGATTTTGATGAATTTGGAGTATTAGGAGGGAAGGCTAAGGAACGAATAACGTGTAAAGGATGTGGCCTTACAGAAGAAAGTTTTGTTAATAATGGTCGTATGGGATGTAGTCAGTGTTATGATGTTTTTGGCTTTAAATTAAATTCTTTACTAAAAAGAATTCACGGAAGTACCAATCATGTAGGTAAAGTACCTATAAGGGTTGGAGGTCAAATCCGCCTTAAAAAACAGATTCAAAGTTTACGGGATAAGTTAAATATTTGTATAGCTAAAGAGGATTTTGAACAAGCGGCTATTCTGAGGGATAAAATTAAAGAATTAGAAAAAAGGCAAAAGGGGGGAGAATAA
- a CDS encoding CtsR family transcriptional regulator, whose product MSSLSNQIEKYILSLLKMSSNNQIEIKRNELAFILSCVPSQINYVLQTRFTPERGFKVESQRGGGGYIRITKITPSAKETMKYLSTILEKGISYNQCKDLVLRLQEEGIFTKREGKILIEITKAEVLGIPLPLRDKVRAEILKNALITVIE is encoded by the coding sequence TTGTCAAGTCTTAGTAATCAAATAGAAAAATATATTTTAAGTCTGTTGAAAATGTCTAGTAACAATCAAATAGAAATTAAGAGAAATGAGCTGGCATTTATTTTAAGTTGTGTTCCTTCTCAAATAAACTATGTTTTGCAAACGAGGTTCACACCTGAACGGGGATTTAAAGTAGAAAGTCAAAGGGGTGGTGGTGGATATATTAGGATAACTAAAATTACCCCTTCAGCTAAAGAAACAATGAAGTATTTATCTACTATCTTAGAGAAAGGTATTAGCTATAATCAGTGTAAAGATTTAGTTTTACGATTACAAGAAGAAGGCATATTTACAAAAAGGGAAGGGAAAATACTAATAGAAATAACAAAGGCAGAAGTTTTAGGGATTCCTTTACCTTTAAGGGACAAAGTTAGGGCAGAAATTTTAAAGAATGCTTTAATTACTGTAATAGAATAA
- a CDS encoding putative glycoside hydrolase: MKGEITIKILKYLSIVLIIFLLVGCTVDTSTPNLQEPDPDENIVDLEPSDDEKEPDEDEKPLITGPFIERPKHVKGIYLTGNSAGLKDRFNSLVELVNSTELNSMVIDVKNDHGELSYRNTEVELAIEIGANTNKISDIEALMETLAENNIYPIARVVVFKDNKLGTKRPDLAVKNLDGSVWVESGSKVAWVDPHSREVWQYVADVAKEAARLGFREIQLDYVRFPDRVGDRVKFDHLESFDLIPEGEEYTRSKVIAEFIKFIRKELEPYNVELSADIFGLIGTVQGDMGIGQHLETLLGSEALDLICPMVYPSHYHHNNYGLYPSNNARPYETVKYALIDYQTRIAAMNSNVMIRPWLQGFSQGQPPYGPHEVREQIRAAQELGIFEYLIWNPSNQYHHIADAFR, encoded by the coding sequence ATAAAGGGGGAGATTACAATTAAAATATTAAAATATTTAAGTATCGTTCTCATAATCTTTTTATTAGTAGGCTGTACAGTAGATACATCTACTCCTAATTTACAAGAACCTGACCCTGATGAAAATATTGTTGATTTAGAGCCTAGTGATGATGAAAAGGAACCTGATGAAGATGAGAAGCCACTAATTACAGGTCCATTCATCGAAAGACCAAAACATGTTAAAGGTATCTACTTAACGGGTAATTCTGCAGGATTAAAAGACAGATTTAATAGTCTTGTGGAGTTAGTTAACTCAACAGAACTTAACTCTATGGTTATTGATGTTAAAAATGACCATGGAGAATTATCTTACAGAAATACAGAAGTTGAACTGGCAATTGAAATTGGTGCTAATACTAACAAAATTAGTGATATTGAAGCTCTAATGGAAACCCTTGCTGAAAATAATATTTATCCTATTGCTAGGGTTGTAGTATTTAAAGATAACAAACTAGGCACCAAAAGACCTGATTTAGCAGTTAAAAACCTCGATGGTAGTGTTTGGGTTGAATCAGGTAGTAAAGTAGCTTGGGTTGATCCCCATAGTAGAGAAGTGTGGCAATATGTGGCCGATGTTGCTAAAGAAGCTGCCAGATTAGGTTTTAGAGAAATACAGCTAGATTATGTTAGATTTCCTGATAGGGTAGGGGATAGGGTAAAGTTCGATCATTTAGAATCCTTTGACTTAATCCCAGAAGGAGAAGAGTATACTAGATCTAAAGTAATTGCTGAGTTTATTAAATTTATACGAAAAGAGTTGGAACCGTATAATGTAGAATTATCTGCCGATATTTTTGGACTTATCGGAACAGTCCAAGGGGATATGGGGATTGGTCAACATTTAGAAACTTTATTAGGTTCTGAAGCCCTAGATTTAATTTGTCCTATGGTATATCCATCCCACTATCACCATAATAATTACGGTTTATATCCTTCAAATAATGCAAGGCCTTATGAAACTGTAAAATATGCATTAATAGATTACCAAACTAGGATAGCAGCTATGAACTCTAATGTAATGATTAGACCGTGGTTACAAGGATTTTCTCAAGGACAGCCACCTTATGGTCCCCATGAAGTAAGGGAACAAATAAGGGCCGCTCAGGAGTTAGGGATATTTGAATACCTAATTTGGAATCCTAGTAATCAGTATCATCACATAGCCGATGCCTTTAGATAA